In Nicotiana tabacum cultivar K326 chromosome 17, ASM71507v2, whole genome shotgun sequence, one DNA window encodes the following:
- the LOC107804334 gene encoding mediator of RNA polymerase II transcription subunit 16-like isoform X2, with protein sequence MPVVGSESMNGVKILQLLQSGYQEFLRWLSTRTGGSAKSTFEEKFLSQQPQSPAGWPNFLCVCSVFSSGSVQLHWSQWPPNQNGTPSKWFCTSKGLLGAGPSGIMAADAIITDSGAMHVAGVPIVNPSTVVVWEVTPGPGNGFQATPKTSVSNGIPPSLNPPSWDGFAPLAAYLFSWQEYLLQEAKQGKKLTEQHYSDMVALHCSPVSNFSAYVSPEAAAQSTATTTWGSGVTAVAFDPTRGGSVIAVVIVEGQYMSPYDPDEGPSITGWRVQRWESSVEDVVLHQIFGNPTSSFGGQAPKQTVWVSKVIKCIPAGNDFKRPLAVGAGPVSDGRNMADSGVEMGKRVSFDPFDLPSDVRTLARIVYSAHGGEIAVAFLRGGVHVFSGPSFTPVDNYHIDVGSAISAPAFSSTSCCSASVWHDTSRDCTILKIIRVLPPAVPSNQVKANSANWERAIAERFWWSLLVEVDWWDAVGCTQSAAEDGIVALNSVIAVLDADFHSLPSTQHRQQYGPSLDRIKCRLLEGTNAQEVRAMVLDMQARLLLDMLGKGIESALTNPSALVPEPWQASSETLFGIDPEAMAVEPALVPSIQAYVDAILDLASHFITRLRRYASFCRTLASHAVTAGTGGSRSMVTSPTQSVTSPATSQGAQGGTASSTGSTQMQAWVQGAIAKISSTADSVPSSAPNPITGPSTFMPISINTGTFPGTPAVRLIGDCHFLHRLCQLLHFCFFFRGTQLPRFMGAAQRNADSSMQKSQPSIPGKAEDSNSGAKPTPGGQVGTGAKGSEEGPSKRSRIGSGNAGQGYTYEEVRVLFLILMDLCRRTAGLVHPLPVSQVGSSNIQVRLHYIDGNYTVLPEVVEASLGPHMQNMPRPRGADAAGLLLRELELHPPAEEWHRRNMFGGPWSDSEDMGGVDDNSKLSPSRDLTECSSSENCDVSYGAHGLWPRKRRMSERDAAFGLNTSVGLGAYLGIMGSRRDVVTAVWKTGLEGVWYKCIRCLRQTSAFTSPGGNPSATQNEKEVWWISRWAYGCPMCGGTWVRVV encoded by the exons ATGCCAGTTGTTGGCAGCGAGAGTATGAATGGCGTCAAGATATTGCAGTTGTTACAAAGTGGTTATCAGGAGTTTCTCCG GTGGCTTTCAACAAGAACTGGTGGTTCCGCTAAGTCAACATTTGAGGAGAAATTCCTTTCACAGCAACCACAATCTCCAG CTGGATGGCCGAATTTTCTGTGTGTATGCTCTGTCTTCTCATCAGGGTCTGTTCAGCTCCATTGGTCTCAATGGCCGCCTAATCAGAATGGTACACCATCAAAATGGTTTTGCACAAGCAAAGGGCTATTGGGAGCGGGTCCTAGTGGCATCATGGCTGCTGATGCTATCATAACAGACTCTGGAGCAATGCATGTTGCTGGAGTTCCCATTGTCAATCCATCAACTGTTGTCGTCTGGGAGGTGACACCTGGCCCTGGTAATGGATTTCAAGCAACTCCAAAGACAAGTGTGAGCAATGGGATTCCACCGTCCCTTAATCCACCTTCTTGGGATGGATTTGCCCCTTTGGCTGCATATTTGTTTAGCTGGCAGGAGTATTTATTACAAGAGGCTAAGCAAGGCAAAAAACTAACGGAGCAACATTACAGTGACATGGTCGCACTTCATTGTTCACCAGTTTCCAACTTTTCTGCATATGTTAGTCCTGAAGCAGCAGCTCAATCCACAGCTACCACGACATGGGGTTCTGGTGTTACTGCAGTTGCTTTTGATCCGACCCGTGGTGGTTCTGTTATAGCTGTTGTGATTGTTGAGG GTCAGTACATGTCGCCTTATGATCCCGATGAAGGTCCTTCAATCACAGGATGGAGGGTTCAACGTTGGGAATCATCTGTGGAGGATGTTGTCCTCCACCAAATATTTGGAAATCCTACATCCAGCTTTGGTGGCCAGGCGCCAAAACAGACAGTATGGGTGAGTAAAGTAATTAAATGTATCCCAGCAGGAAATGATTTTAAGAGACCCCTAGCAGTGGGAGCAGGACCAGTTTCTGATGGAAGAAACATGGCTGACTCTGGTGTGGAGATGGGAAAGAGGGTTAGTTTTGATCCCTTTGATCTTCCAAGTGATGTTAGAACTCTTGCCCGTATTGTGTATTCTGCTCATGGTGGTGAGATAGCTGTCGCTTTTCTACGAGGTGGCGTCCATGTATTCTCAGGTCCAAGCTTCACCCCTGTTGATAACTACCATATTGATGTTGGATCTGCCATTTCTGCTCCTGCCTTCTCTTCAACAAGTTGCTGCTCAGCTTCTGTTTGGCATGATACCAGCAGAGATTGTACAATATTGAAGATTATTCGAGTTCTTCCTCCTGCTGTTCCAAGTAATCAGGTGAAAGCTAACTCTGCGAATTGGGAACGTGCAATTGCTGAGAG ATTTTGGTGGAGTCTTTTGGTTGAAGTTGATTGGTGGGATGCCGTGGGATGCACACAAAGCGCTGCGGAGGATGGTATTG TTGCTTTGAACAGTGTCATTGCTGTACTGGATGCAGATTTCCATTCCCTTCCTTCAACTCAGCATAGACAGCAGTATGGACCG AGCCTAGACAGGATAAAATGCAGGCTTCTAGAAGGTACAAATGCTCAAGAAGTCCGGGCAATGGTGCTTGACATGCAAGCAAGATTGTTGCTAGATATGCTTGGCAAGGGGATTGAATCAGCTTTAACAAACCCATCAGCATTGGTTCCAGAGCCATGGCAAGCTTCCAGTGAGACACTGTTTGGCATTGATCCTGAGGCGATGGCCGTTGAACCAGCACTGGTGCCAAGTATCCAG GCATATGTAGATGCTATACTTGATCTGGCCTCCCATTTCATCACGCGTTTACGACGCTACGCAAGTTTCTGCCGTACATTGGCTAGTCATGCTGTTACTGCTGGTACAGGTGGGAGTAGGAGTATGGTGACTAGTCCAACTCAAAGTGTTACATCTCCTGCGACTTCTCAGG GTGCTCAGGGTGGTACTGCAAGTTCCACTGGGAGCACTCAGATGCAAGCTTGGGTACAAGGAGCTATTGCAAAAATTAGTAGTACGGCCGACAGTGTTCCTAGTTCAGCCCCAAACCCCATAACTGGTCCTTCTACTTTTATGCCCATAAGTATCAACACAGGCACTTTCCCTGGAACTCCGGCTGTTAGGCTTATAGGGGACTGCCATTTTCTGCATCGGCTATGTCAACTTTTGCATTTCTGTTTTTTCTTCCGTGGAACACAATTACCGCGTTTTATGGGGGCTGCTCAAAGGAATGCAGATTCTTCAATGCAAAAGTCTCAACCCAGTATTCCAGGCAAAGCAGAAGATTCCAACTCTGGTGCAAAACCAACACCAGGTGGTCAGGTTGGGACAGGAGCAAAGGGGTCCGAAGAAGGTCCATCTAAACGGTCTAGGATAGGTTCTGGCAATGCTGGTCAAGGATACACATATGAGGAG GTGAGGGTCCTCTTTCTTATTCTTATGGATCTTTGTCGTCGGACTGCTGGTTTGGTGCATCCATTGCCAGTTTCTCAGGTTGGAAGCAGCAACATTCAGGTCCGCCTTCATTACATTGATGGGAACTACACTGTTTTGCCAGAAGTAGTTGAAGCTTCCCTCGGACCTCACATGCAG AATATGCCTCGCCCTAGAGGTGCAGATGCTGCTGGGCTGCTATTGCGTGAATTAGAGCTCCATCCACCTGCTGAGGAATGGCACAGGAGAAATATGTTTGGTGGACCTTGGTCTGATTCAGAAGATATGGGGGGCGTGGACGATAATTCTAAGCTTAGCCCATCAAGGGACTTGACTGAGTGCAGTTCATCAGAAAACTGTGACGTATCTTATGGAGCTCATGGTTTGTGGCCAAGGAAACGTAGGATGTCAGAACGAGACGCTGCTTTTGGGTTGAATACTTCAGTGGGCCTGGGTGCATATCTTGGTATAATGGGGTCTCGACGAGATGTTGTGACAGCTGTTTGGAAGACCGGGCTTGAAGGAGTTTGGTATAAG TGCATAAGATGTTTGAGACAGACTTCAGCTTTTACTTCACCTGGTGGCAACCCTTCCGCCACTCAAAATGAGAAGGAAGTATGGTGGATCAGCCGGTGGGCATATGGCTGTCCCATGTGTGGTGGGACTTGGGTTCGAGTTGTATAG